The segment CAATCGCTGACACAGGAATTGATTTCCTAGCAGCTGGTATTGGTAACATTCACGGTAAATACCCAGAAAACTGGGCAGGTTTAAGCTTTGAAACTTTAGAAGCAATTAAAGCTGCTACAGGAAGCATTCCTTTAGTATTACACGGTGGTTCAGGAATTCCTGAAGACCAAATCAAAAAAGCAATCGCATTAGGTGTTTCAAAAATTAACGTTAACACAGAATGTCAATTAGTATTTGCTGAAGCAACACGTAAATACATCGAATCAGGTAAAGATTTAGAAGGTAAAGGATTTGACCCTCGTAAACTTTTAGCTCCAGGTACCGATGCAATCCGTGCAACAGTTAAAGAAAAAATTGATATGATGGGTTCAGCTAACAAAGCTTAATTCGATACATATATAAAACCATTGGCATCGTATGATGTCGATGGTTTTTTTGTGCAATCATGTCGGTTATAAACAAAGTTGACCAAACTGAAACCGATTTAAATTAAAGATGCGTTAATATTCACAAACTTTGTGGATGTACCCTTGAATTGCCGGCCATCTCAACGTAAGATTACATTTGGAACTTGGAGGAGACTTATGTATTCATTAGATGAAACGGTTGAACGTGTATCCGATTTAGGGGTTGTGAAGGTACATAAAACCTTAAAGCAACAATGGATTCTTGGATTTATTGCTGGGGCAATGATTTCGTTAGGGTATCTTGCCTATATTAAAATCGTAGCGACTGTAGATGGCGGATTTGGAAATGTTTTGGGTGCTAGTGTATTTCCGATTGGTTTAATTGTGATTTTGCTTGCCGGGGGAGAATTAATTACAGGTAATATGACCGTAGTGGGAACGTCTTATGCAAATCAAAAAGTTACATTAAAAGAACTCGTGATGAATTGGGTTGTTATTACACTTGCGAACTTGGTAGGGGCTGTGTTTGTGGCGTTGGTTTTAGGACGTGGAGAGCTGAGCCATTACAGTGAAACGGTAAATCGTTTGGCAATGGGTAAAGCATCGTATTCCCCATTCGCGACTTTAATCTCAGGGATTGGTTGTAATTGGTTTGTAGGTTTAGCGGTATGGCTTAATGTCGCAATGAAAGACGGTGCTGGAAAGATTATGGGGATTTGGTTTCCAGTTATGGTTTTTGTTTTGCTTGGTTTTCAACACAGTGTTGCGAATATGTTTTTATTAACTGCAGGGATGCAAAATGGTGTGATTCAATTTTCTGAATTCGCATCAAATATTTTATTTTCCTATGCAGGTAATATCATTGGTGGTGCAGTTTTGGTAGGCTATCTCTATACTCAGGCATCTCATGCAAAGAATCACAATCTGTGATTCTTTTTTTGCGTATGTGCATGTTTTACGCTGTTTCGTATGGATATCAATGATCTTGGATAAAAGATGCCATGCATGTGTTTTGGACGGATAGGGACGCTGTATTGAGCTTTCAGTCCATTTTATTTAAAAATCGGAAGTCATTTATGTACAAACTATTCTTGAAAAATTGAAGCTTATTTTGAAGTTTTCTTGAATTGATTACGGAATGAAAACAGGCGTAATTTGTTTCAAAGTGTATTTTGCGTTATACTATTTATATCATTATGATTAAAAACATCATAATTGACTCTTAATTAAGTTGTGCTTGAATCAACATTCTGAATGAATTTTAAGGGAAATGTCGCGTACATTTTTTTTATGCGACAGCATTAAAATAGGAGGAAAATATATGATCGAATACAGAAATGTTAAGAAGGTTTATAACGACAAAGTCGTTATTGAAAACTTAAATCTAAAAATAAATCAAGGCGAATTTGTATGCCTTATCGGACCATCAGGTTGTGGAAAAACAACAACATTGAAGATGTTGAATCGGATTATCAAACATGATGGTGGGGAAATATATATTAAAGGTCAAAAGATTGATGACATGAATGTCATTGATTTACGTCGAAATATTGGCTATGTCATACAACAGATTGGCCTTTTTCCAAATATGACTCTCGCAGATAATATTGCGATTGTACCAAGGCTTTTGAAGTGGGATGAACAACGTATTGATGAACGGGTACGGGAGTTAATGCCCCTTGTTGGAATGCCTTATGAGACTTATGCCAGTCGTTATCCATCCGAACTTAGTGGTGGACAACAGCAACGTATTGGTGTATTACGTGCACTTGCCGCAAACCCTCCCGTGATTCTTATGGATGAACCATTTGGTGCATTGGATCCCGTAACGCGTGATGCTTTGCAAGATGAAGTGAAGTCAATTCAAGAAAAATTAGGTATTACCATTGTCTTCGTTACTCATGACATGGACGAAGCCATAAAAATGGCAGATACAATTGTCTTTATGGAAGGTGGAAAAATTGTTCAAAAAGCAACACCCGAAGAGATGTTACGTCATCCTGCTACCAAGCAAGTTAAACAGTTTATGGGAAAACAGATGCACGAGAATGGGTCTTCATTTGATTTGACGTGTGGAGACTTAATGAAACCGAATGTCTTTAAAGTGTTTGAGCGAAGACCGATTCTTGAATGTCTGGGGTTAATGCGTACCCGTGATTTAAACAGTGTTGTGGTGGTGGATGAAGCGAAGAGATATTTGGGGGTTGCTTGGATTGATGAGATGATTTCAAAACGCGATACCTATCAACGGGTGTCGGAAGTTGTTGAACGAAGTGTGCCAGCCTTTAATCAAAATGAGGATGCCCAACAAGCAATTGGTGAAATTACCGAAAATAAACGCGATTACGTTATTGTGATTAACGATGATCGTGAGGTGATGGGGATTATTACACGGGGTTCGATTGCACGAAGTCTAACGAATGTTGTTTGGGGTGGTGATAGTAATGAGTAGTGCATTGCTTCCCGAACTTTTAAAAGCAATCATGACACATATTAAATTTGTCGTGGTCGCAGTTACGTTTGGATCCCTTATCGCAATCGTTTTAGCCTCAATCCTATCCCGTTTTAAAACGATTTCTAAGTATGTGATGCCCATAATTGGATTATTTCAAACCATTCCAGGAATTGTTTTTATCGGGGTGCTTTTTGTATATACCGGGATGCGTCCGAAGACCATCTATATTGCCCTTACGGCATATGCGATTTTTCCAGTCTTAAAAAACACTTATGCAGGAATTTTAGATGTGGATGCAAGTTATGTCGAAGCGGCACGAGGTATTGGTATGACCCAATGGCAGTCACTTTTAAAGGTTGAATTGCCTATGGCGGTGCCTTCAATCTTTGCAGGTATTCGAATGTCCACAGTTTACACCGTAAGTTGGGCAGTCCTTGCGGCGATGATCGGTCAAGGTGGACTGGGCGTATTTATTTATCGAGGCATTGATACCAATGTTCAAGAAACAATCTTAATTGGAGCGATTCCATCGGCTATCCTTGCAATTCTTATGGGATACTTTGTAGATTATCTTCAAACAAAATTTATGCCTAAAGGCCTTATAACAGGAGGTACACATCATGACCGTTAGTATGGTTTTAGAACATCTATTTCTTGTTTTAGTATCTGCTTTTTTTCTTTTAATCTTAGGTCTTATGATTGGGATGATTGCGTATGTCTATCCAAAATTTAAGAAACCGATTTTATTAATCGTAGATATTCTACAGACAATTCCAACACTTGCGATGTTGGGGATTTTGATGGCCTTTTTTGGGCCCACAAAGAAAACTGTGATCATTGGTTTGGTGCTGTATTCATTACTCCCCGTTGTATTAAATACTGTTACAGGATTGGAAAGTGTTGATCCGGGAATTCGTGAAGCAGCCCAAGGGATGGGAATGACGAAAATTCAAAGGCTTTTCAAAGTTGAATTACCCATAGCGTTTCCATTTATATTCTCAGGAATGCGTATTGCAGTCGTGACATCGGTAGGGGTTGCGGTATTTGGTGCGCTTGTGGGTGGTGGCGGATTGGGCTCCATTTTATACCGCGGTGTCCGTACACAAAATATGAAACTATTGGGTTATGGAACGCTGGCCTTGGTCGTTATATCCCTTGTGATTGATACCGCGATGGGACAGTATGAAAAACGTCTGATCGCCAAGCAAGGAGGAAAATCGATATGAGAAAAATAATCATCTTAGTCGTTGCGCTTCTCGCTCTAAGTGGTTGTGGAAGCCGTCAAGAGGGTGATCTTGTAATTATTGATGGGGATATTGCGGAGATGAATGTTGCGACCTACATGGCAAAAATCATGATCGAAACGCATACAGATTACTCGGTGTATATCCAACCATCGATGGCATACAATTTAGCCTTTGATCAAATAAAAAGAGGTGCCATGGATATGACATTAAGTTGGGATGGCACTGTACTTACAACATTTTTAAAACAGGATCCTCAGGATATTCCATCAAGTCAATCGCTCTTTGATTTCACAAACAATCTCGCTCAAGAAAATGCAAACGTAAAATTACTCGAACCACTAGGATCTGCGAATTCTTATGTTGTTGCAATTACGGATGAACTTTCCCAGGCCTATAATATTAAAACAATCTCAGACCTTAAACCGCTTGCTCAAGATCTAATCTTTGCGGCAGAGCATTCATTTTTTGATGATAACGGCTCGGTTCGTTATAAGCCCTTAACGAAGTTTTACGATATGGATTTTAAAGAAGCGAATTCAATTGATATTGGCTTAAAACTTGCGGGCTTGGTTAGTGATAATATGGATGTGACTTTGGTGACAAGCGCGGATGGAATGGTGAATCGTTATCCTGTCACAATGCTTGAAGATGATCTGAATTTCTTTCCTCGTTATCAATCCGCTTTTCTTGTTCGAGCGGACTTAGAACACGATTTTCCAGGGGTTGAAGCGGTATTGGAAAAACTTTCAAATTCAATTACGACAGACGAATCACGACATCTAAACTATCTTGTGGATGTAGAAGTTAAAAACCCTGAAACCGTTGCGCGCGATTTTTTAATTCAAAAAAATTTAATTCAAAAACCTTAAATAATTTATTTAATACCTATGTACCGATCTCATTTGATATTCATAATCTAAGAATATCAAATGAGATCGGTACATAGGTATATTTTCTATTCATTATCGGTTATAATATCAATGGACAAAAGGAGTTGTTTGAATGGCAAAAGTTATAAAAATTGAAGGTGGACATCGTTTAAACGGCAAGGTAAGAATTAGTGGAGCAAAAAATGCTACAGTGGCATTGATTCCTGCAGCCATTCTCGCATCTGATAGTGAAGTTAATATTTATGGCGTTCCTAATATTTCGGACGTTGAATCTTTATCAGTATTATTAAGAGAACTTAATGTAAATGTATCCTCCCCAACCCCTGATCATTTCCAAATTAATACAACAGGTATGAAAAACGTGGATTTAGATCATGAAGCAGTTACAAAATTACGTGCATCATATTATTTTATGGGAGCACTTTTAGGAAAATATCGATATGTAAAAATGCAAATGCCGGGCGGGTGTTATCTCGGACCGCGTCCTTTTGATTTGCACTTAAAAGGATTTGAAGCACTGGGTGCTTCCATTGAATACAAGCATGGTTTATATGAAATCTCAGCGGAGCGTCTTGTTGGCGCGAAAATTTATCTTGATTTTCAATCTGTTGGGGCAACAATCAATATTATGCTTGCAGCAGTTTTAGCTGAAGGTAAAACAATCATTGAAAATGCTGCGAAAGAACCTGAAATTATTGATGTCGCAAACTTTTTAAATAAGATGGGTGCGAATATTCGTGGTGCAGGTACAAACGTGATTACCATTGAAGGTGTAGAACGTTTGACGGGTAAGCCACATGAGATGATTCCGGATCGTATTGAAGCGGGAACCTATATTATTATGGCAGCAGCGGCTGCGGATGATATGACGATTGAAAATATCATTCCTCAGCACTTAGATGCTTTGATTTCAAAACTTATTGAGATGGGTGTTGATATTGAAGTGGGTGTGGATTATGCTCGCATTCGAAAATCTGATAAACCGCTCGAAGCAATTGATATTACAACACAAACCTATCCTGGTTTCGCAACAGACCTCCAACAACCGTTAACGGCACTGCTTACACAAACGCACGGCCATTCCACGGTTAAGGAAACAATCTATGCTGAGCGATTTAAACATTGTAATGAATTAAACCGCATGGGCGCAAACATTCAATTGATTCCTGCGCAAGCATCAATCGAAGGTCCTTCGAAATTATATGGATCTAAGGTAGAAGCAACGGATTTACGATGCGGAGCATGTCTTGTGATTGCGGGATTGATCGCCGAAGGTGTCACTGAGATTAGTGAAATCTATCATATTGATCGTGGTTACGACGATATTGATAATAAACTCACTGCTTTAGGTGGCGTTATTTGGCGAGAAGATAAAGCGTAATACGAAAACTTAATCTTTGTGAAATCAAAACGTTTGTATACTAAGTACAAACGTTTTTTTGTGAAATACGTGAATTTGTGAACATTGTTATTTCAGTAAACGCTTACAAAATAAGCCTTAAGCATGTACATTTTAAGATATATGATACACTTGTATTACTAAAAAGGAGATGTGACCATGAAAGACTCTAGAACCGGTTATGTTCGTAAATTTGAAACAATGGGAATGGTGGACGGACCGGGAATTCGTACCATCGCATTCTTATCAGGATGCCCATTACGTTGTTTATTTTGCCATAATCCTGATATGTGGAAAACAGATCCGGAAGATGCCATTACCGTTGATGAATTGATGGATAAGCTTCGCCGATTTAAGCCATATTTTGGTGAAGACGGAGGAGTAACCTTCTGTGGTGGGGAACCGCTCAACCAACCTGAATTTTTATATGAAGCAATGAAAGCATGTAAAGCCGAAGGCATTAGCACATGTTTGGATACTTCAGGTTTTGGACGTCCGGATACGTTTGATGATATTCTGAGTGTGACAGACACAATTCTTTACGATATTAAAGGATTGGAAGAAAAAAAATATCGTGAAATGACGAGTGCTCCAATTCGGGTTACACATCAATTCCTTGAGAAAGCACAAGAACATGGTGTTGCGACATGGATTCGTGTTGTTATTGTGCCAGGATTCCATGATACCTACGAATATATGGATGAACTTGCAGAATATATTGCACCGCTCAATAATATTGAACGCATTGAATTGCTCCCATATCATACAATGGGTGTTAATAAGTACAAACTCATCGATAAAGAATATCCACTTGAAGGTGTTCCGCCCATGAATCGTGATGTTTGTGCTGACTTACAAACATATTTACGTGAAAAAGTAGAAACACTTCGCAAAGAATTATAAAAAAATGACCAGTTCCTTTAGGAACTGGTTGTTTTTCTTTTATCAAATCTCAACCGCACCACTTTCACTTTTATTAAAGTCTATCTCATAGGCCGTTTTGAAGTCAAATATTTTTCGCGGCATTGAGTTAATTTTGAAGCAAATATCATCAAGATATTGTTGCGCTATATCATACATTGATTTTCCTTTTGGTATAAACCTTCTAACGATTGCATTCGCTCGTTCATTGGTTCCACGTTGAAAAGAACAGTATGGATCACACTTATATAGTTTCACACCCAACCGCTTGGCTGTAATTCCTAATGTTTTAAATTCAAGTCCATTATCTACTGTTATCGATTTCGTGGTTATATTATTCTCTTCAATAAATTTTCGAATTAAGTTTGATGTGTAATAGTCATATCGATATTCTGCTTTAATAAGCCAGGTCATTCTTGAGCAGCGGTCTACAATGGATATAATCGCTGCAGATTCATGTTTCTTACCGATTATAGAGTCGATTTCGAGATGGCCAATCTCGTTACGTTCCTCAATGTATTTAGGTCTAAGGCTAATTGGAAGTACCGTTTTCTCTTCCAAGTTCCATCTCAAGTGATTCATCATTCCACTAATTCTCTTTTTACGTTTTCGACGTTTATAGCACATTCTATTTGGTTTTATATCAAGTTTACCTTGATTAATCCAGTTATAGACTTGCTGCGATGAAACACACGGTTTATATGGATGATATCGTTTATAGTTACTCAAGCATACTTCTACCCAATGAACTTTAGGATCATAGTGAGAATGCAGATATTCGATTAAGTGGGAATATTTTTCTCGAATATCAATCGTTCGTTTCTTATAGACATTATTTTTATATCTAGAAATCGTAGAATGAGATATATTGAGTTTACGTGCTGCCTTGCGCATAGAGTAGCCGATGCTTAATAGAATATCAATTTGGTCTTTCATTTTTTTATCTAATTGTTTATACTTCATATGGGAGCTCCTTTTAGTGAACCGCACCCCGAATCTTGGACAAAGATGAGGAGGTGCGGTTGAGATTTGAATTTAGGTTGCTGAGTCCATTAGATTCATAGGTTATGGAAAAGCCTTCCATACCATGTCGGAAATGATGTTGTAAGGGACCGAGTGTACTTTGTTTTTTGCTATCATTAGGATTGGAGTATGAATTACTCATCCCATTCATTGTAATGGAATACGATCCAGAGGTGCCATGAGGGAATTCTGTATAAGCGGACATCGCATCCGATTCAATATCTAAATTACCAATAATTGAGTTGATGTAAGCCGATGTACTTAATCCATTAAGGCGAATTGACCCTCCACCATCATTGATTGTTATTTTGGTATTCATACTATCGATTTTATAGTCAGCGATTAAATTATGTGCGGTAATGTTTGAATTCATACCATCGATTGAAATGGGACGTACCGCATCATCGCCCAACCCTTCCAAAATAATATTGGATTTAATGGTTTCAAAATGTATTGTACCCATATAGGAAACAGGGATTTCAATTTCTAGGGAATCAAAATTTGAGATATTACATTTTCCAAAGTGACATGTGGACGGAATGGTTCCTACCGTCAATGTTTTATGATTGATTTCAGCACGATATTGCTCTAGGTTTCCAAATCCTTTAATTGTGATTTCTGGTTTTTCAACATATTTAACTGTTAATGTATTGATAATTCCTGTTTCAATTCGAATCGCTGAAACATCCTACTTAAATGTATGCGTAACGTC is part of the Erysipelothrix piscisicarius genome and harbors:
- a CDS encoding glycine betaine ABC transporter substrate-binding protein, translated to MRKIIILVVALLALSGCGSRQEGDLVIIDGDIAEMNVATYMAKIMIETHTDYSVYIQPSMAYNLAFDQIKRGAMDMTLSWDGTVLTTFLKQDPQDIPSSQSLFDFTNNLAQENANVKLLEPLGSANSYVVAITDELSQAYNIKTISDLKPLAQDLIFAAEHSFFDDNGSVRYKPLTKFYDMDFKEANSIDIGLKLAGLVSDNMDVTLVTSADGMVNRYPVTMLEDDLNFFPRYQSAFLVRADLEHDFPGVEAVLEKLSNSITTDESRHLNYLVDVEVKNPETVARDFLIQKNLIQKP
- a CDS encoding formate/nitrite transporter family protein; protein product: MYSLDETVERVSDLGVVKVHKTLKQQWILGFIAGAMISLGYLAYIKIVATVDGGFGNVLGASVFPIGLIVILLAGGELITGNMTVVGTSYANQKVTLKELVMNWVVITLANLVGAVFVALVLGRGELSHYSETVNRLAMGKASYSPFATLISGIGCNWFVGLAVWLNVAMKDGAGKIMGIWFPVMVFVLLGFQHSVANMFLLTAGMQNGVIQFSEFASNILFSYAGNIIGGAVLVGYLYTQASHAKNHNL
- the pflA gene encoding pyruvate formate-lyase-activating protein, which encodes MKDSRTGYVRKFETMGMVDGPGIRTIAFLSGCPLRCLFCHNPDMWKTDPEDAITVDELMDKLRRFKPYFGEDGGVTFCGGEPLNQPEFLYEAMKACKAEGISTCLDTSGFGRPDTFDDILSVTDTILYDIKGLEEKKYREMTSAPIRVTHQFLEKAQEHGVATWIRVVIVPGFHDTYEYMDELAEYIAPLNNIERIELLPYHTMGVNKYKLIDKEYPLEGVPPMNRDVCADLQTYLREKVETLRKEL
- a CDS encoding betaine/proline/choline family ABC transporter ATP-binding protein, yielding MIEYRNVKKVYNDKVVIENLNLKINQGEFVCLIGPSGCGKTTTLKMLNRIIKHDGGEIYIKGQKIDDMNVIDLRRNIGYVIQQIGLFPNMTLADNIAIVPRLLKWDEQRIDERVRELMPLVGMPYETYASRYPSELSGGQQQRIGVLRALAANPPVILMDEPFGALDPVTRDALQDEVKSIQEKLGITIVFVTHDMDEAIKMADTIVFMEGGKIVQKATPEEMLRHPATKQVKQFMGKQMHENGSSFDLTCGDLMKPNVFKVFERRPILECLGLMRTRDLNSVVVVDEAKRYLGVAWIDEMISKRDTYQRVSEVVERSVPAFNQNEDAQQAIGEITENKRDYVIVINDDREVMGIITRGSIARSLTNVVWGGDSNE
- a CDS encoding UDP-N-acetylglucosamine 1-carboxyvinyltransferase; protein product: MAKVIKIEGGHRLNGKVRISGAKNATVALIPAAILASDSEVNIYGVPNISDVESLSVLLRELNVNVSSPTPDHFQINTTGMKNVDLDHEAVTKLRASYYFMGALLGKYRYVKMQMPGGCYLGPRPFDLHLKGFEALGASIEYKHGLYEISAERLVGAKIYLDFQSVGATINIMLAAVLAEGKTIIENAAKEPEIIDVANFLNKMGANIRGAGTNVITIEGVERLTGKPHEMIPDRIEAGTYIIMAAAAADDMTIENIIPQHLDALISKLIEMGVDIEVGVDYARIRKSDKPLEAIDITTQTYPGFATDLQQPLTALLTQTHGHSTVKETIYAERFKHCNELNRMGANIQLIPAQASIEGPSKLYGSKVEATDLRCGACLVIAGLIAEGVTEISEIYHIDRGYDDIDNKLTALGGVIWREDKA
- a CDS encoding ABC transporter permease, which encodes MTVSMVLEHLFLVLVSAFFLLILGLMIGMIAYVYPKFKKPILLIVDILQTIPTLAMLGILMAFFGPTKKTVIIGLVLYSLLPVVLNTVTGLESVDPGIREAAQGMGMTKIQRLFKVELPIAFPFIFSGMRIAVVTSVGVAVFGALVGGGGLGSILYRGVRTQNMKLLGYGTLALVVISLVIDTAMGQYEKRLIAKQGGKSI
- a CDS encoding IS30 family transposase, translating into MKYKQLDKKMKDQIDILLSIGYSMRKAARKLNISHSTISRYKNNVYKKRTIDIREKYSHLIEYLHSHYDPKVHWVEVCLSNYKRYHPYKPCVSSQQVYNWINQGKLDIKPNRMCYKRRKRKKRISGMMNHLRWNLEEKTVLPISLRPKYIEERNEIGHLEIDSIIGKKHESAAIISIVDRCSRMTWLIKAEYRYDYYTSNLIRKFIEENNITTKSITVDNGLEFKTLGITAKRLGVKLYKCDPYCSFQRGTNERANAIVRRFIPKGKSMYDIAQQYLDDICFKINSMPRKIFDFKTAYEIDFNKSESGAVEI
- a CDS encoding ABC transporter permease, producing the protein MSSALLPELLKAIMTHIKFVVVAVTFGSLIAIVLASILSRFKTISKYVMPIIGLFQTIPGIVFIGVLFVYTGMRPKTIYIALTAYAIFPVLKNTYAGILDVDASYVEAARGIGMTQWQSLLKVELPMAVPSIFAGIRMSTVYTVSWAVLAAMIGQGGLGVFIYRGIDTNVQETILIGAIPSAILAILMGYFVDYLQTKFMPKGLITGGTHHDR